The Chroicocephalus ridibundus chromosome 20, bChrRid1.1, whole genome shotgun sequence genome has a window encoding:
- the MYBPH gene encoding myosin-binding protein H, with translation MTGKTAPSATDPAPEKEPAPTPKEEPAPAPAAEEAPAPEHPPATEQPPAPADEPAPVPTAEATPAPEEGPPAEPQAPAPEPKPEKPKAEPPSAPLSLTVEEVSENSVTLTWKAPEQTGRSALDGYVVEICKDGSTDWTAVNEEPFLSTRYTIQDLGSGDKIHVRVKAVSASGASVPATLEQPVLVREILQLPRIRMPRHLRQTYVRRVGDALNIMIPFQGKPQPEVIWTKGGQPLDTSRINIRNTQKDTIFYIREAQRSDSGKYELAVRINGAEDKATLDIRVIEPPGPPQNLKLVDVWGFNVALEWTPPVDNGNSEIKGYVVQKSDKKSGKWFTALERCTRTSCTISDLIIGNTYSFRVFAENACGLSEKAAVTSGVANIKKTKTAYQPEKIPQRDMMEPPKFTQPLTDRTTTRGYSTHLFCSVRGFPQPKIIWMKNQMEIREDPKYIAMIEQGVCSLEIRKPSPFDGGIYTCKAVNPLGEASVDCKLDVKVPQ, from the exons ATGACCGGCAAAACCGCACCTTCAGCCACAGACCCGGCTCCGGAGAAGGAGCCAGCGCCGACCCCGAAGGaagaaccagccccagccccagctgctgaagAGGCCCCGGCCCCTGAGCATCCTCCTGCcacagagcagcccccagcccccgcagACGAGCCTGCTCCCGTCCCCACGGCAGAAGCGACTCCAGCCCCTGAAGAAGGTCCCCCAGCTGAACCCCAAGCCCCAGCCCCTGAACCTAAGCCTGAGAAACCAAAGGCAG AGCCTCCCAGCGCCCCCTTGTCCTTGACCGTGGAAGAAGTGAGTGAAAACTCGGTTACGCTGACCTGGAAAGCCCCGGAACAGACAGGCCGGTCAGCCCTGGATGGATACGTGGTGGAGATCTGCAAAGATGGAA GTACAGACTGGACAGCTGTGAACGAGGAGCCTTTTCTTTCCACCCGGTACACGATCCAGGACCTCGGCTCCGGTGACAAGATCCATGTACGGGTGAAGGCTGTCAGCGCCAGCGGTGCCAGCGTCCCGGCTACTTTGGAGCAGCCGGTCCTCGTCAGAGAGATCCTCC AGCTCCCGAGGATCCGCATGCCCCGTCACCTGCGGCAGACTTATGTCAGGCGTGTTGGGGATGCCTTGAACATTATGATCCCTTTCCAG GGAAAGCCGCAGCCTGAGGTGATCTGGACCAAGGGTGGCCAGCCCCTGGACACCAGTCGCATCAACATCCGCAACACGCAGAAGGACACCATCTTCTACATCCGTGAGGCACAGCGCAGTGATTCGGGAAAGTACGAGCTTGCTGTGAGGATAAATGGAGCAGAGGACAAGGCTACCCTGGACATCCGAGTGATTG agCCACCGGGCCCCCCCCAGAACCTGAAGCTGGTGGATGTGTGGGGCTTTAATGTGGCCCTGGAGTGGACCCCTCCGGTGGACAACGGGAACTCTGAGATCAAGGGATACGTGGTGCAGAAGTCAGACAAGAAGAGTGGG aaatgGTTTACGGCGCTGGAGCGCTGCACCCGCACCAGCTGCACCATCTCCGACCTCATCATTGGCAATACCTACTCCTTCCGGGTGTTCGCGGAAAACGCCTGCGGGCTGAGCGAGAAAGCAGCCGTCACCTCTGGAGTGGCCAACATCAAGAAGACAA aaactGCTTACCAGCCAGAGAAGATCCCCCAACGGGACATGATGGAACCTCCAAAGTTCACCCAGCCCCTGACAGACCGAACCACCACCCGGGGCTACAGCACACATCTCTTCTGCTCCGTCCGGGGCTTCCCCCAG cccaaAATTATCTGGATGAAAAATCAGATGGAGATACGGGAAGACCCCAAATACATAGCGATGATCGAGCAGGGCGTCTGCTCCCTGGAAATCCGCAAGCCCAGCCCTTTTGATGGGGGCATCTACACCTGCAAAGCAGTGAACCCTTTGGGGGAAGCCTCGGTAGACTGCAAACTTGATGTGAAAG TGCCCCAGTGA